One segment of Thermoanaerobacter kivui DNA contains the following:
- the galT gene encoding galactose-1-phosphate uridylyltransferase, with the protein MSEIRYDLITGKRVIIATERGKRPHDFNVNYEEKKNNTCPFCPGNEEMTPPTLVEIKDEKGNWLVRGFENKFAAVNRDLKSFEVPSLYKAEYGYGVAEVIVESPEHDVTFGSLSLGQMQKVFMAIIERYKKIAQDDKIKYIQVFKNFGARGGASLEHGHWQIIATSFIPDVVEKEVFGTQEYIKKNGKCPYCEIIEYEKREGIRVIAENDKFIAISPYASQYAYESWIMPKEHQERFEKLSEEDLISLTKLLKTIIEKYEGEFNMPPYNIVIHTLPVSDIRNYHWHIEIMPRLTTAAGFELATGVYINPMSPEMAASVLKIE; encoded by the coding sequence ATGTCCGAAATAAGATATGACCTTATAACTGGTAAAAGGGTAATTATAGCTACAGAGCGAGGTAAAAGACCTCATGATTTCAATGTAAACTATGAGGAAAAGAAAAATAATACTTGTCCTTTTTGCCCAGGAAACGAAGAGATGACTCCTCCTACTTTAGTTGAAATTAAGGATGAAAAAGGAAATTGGTTAGTGAGAGGTTTTGAAAATAAATTTGCAGCTGTGAATAGAGATTTAAAAAGTTTTGAGGTGCCATCCCTTTATAAAGCGGAATATGGCTATGGTGTAGCAGAAGTGATAGTAGAGTCACCAGAACACGATGTAACTTTTGGAAGTTTATCTTTAGGGCAAATGCAAAAAGTTTTTATGGCAATAATTGAGCGTTATAAAAAAATTGCTCAAGACGATAAAATAAAATACATTCAGGTGTTCAAAAATTTTGGAGCAAGAGGAGGAGCTTCCTTAGAACACGGGCATTGGCAGATTATAGCTACTTCTTTTATTCCAGATGTTGTAGAAAAAGAGGTATTTGGGACACAGGAATATATTAAGAAGAATGGTAAATGCCCTTATTGTGAAATTATAGAATACGAAAAAAGAGAAGGAATAAGGGTAATAGCAGAAAATGACAAATTTATTGCTATAAGTCCGTATGCTTCTCAATATGCTTATGAGTCATGGATAATGCCTAAAGAACATCAGGAGCGCTTTGAAAAGTTAAGTGAAGAGGACCTTATAAGTCTAACTAAACTGCTTAAAACTATTATTGAAAAGTATGAGGGAGAATTTAATATGCCTCCATACAACATCGTCATCCATACATTGCCGGTTTCCGATATTCGAAATTATCATTGGCATATTGAAATAATGCCAAGGCTTACGACAGCAGCGGGGTTTGAATTGGCGACAGGAGTCTATATAAATCCAATGTCACCAGAAATGGCGGCATCGGTTTTAAAAATAGAATGA
- a CDS encoding ferritin family protein, producing the protein MQKITQQEIILSAFVEAQNLEKILLDKVKEYSKEMLDNQTKALLKQIEIMVKNHKEDIIKAQKTMHISSLSKKNMSQEPLDMLQDLLKNLVNIQAFYNESVVNITNPYVRQLFNQMRDDVMRFISLLQINIESMESKPSIPNNTVLNRPEMS; encoded by the coding sequence ATGCAAAAAATAACACAACAGGAGATTATACTAAGTGCTTTTGTTGAAGCTCAAAATTTAGAAAAAATCTTGCTTGATAAAGTTAAAGAGTACAGCAAAGAGATGTTAGACAATCAAACAAAAGCATTGTTAAAACAAATTGAAATAATGGTAAAAAATCACAAAGAAGATATAATAAAAGCCCAAAAAACTATGCATATTAGTTCGCTTTCCAAAAAGAACATGTCTCAAGAGCCTTTAGACATGCTTCAAGATTTGTTGAAAAATTTGGTCAATATTCAGGCGTTTTATAACGAAAGTGTTGTTAACATAACCAATCCTTATGTTAGACAGTTGTTTAATCAAATGAGAGATGATGTTATGAGGTTTATTTCTCTTCTCCAAATAAACATTGAGAGTATGGAGTCAAAGCCCTCTATACCCAATAATACAGTTTTAAATAGGCCGGAGATGAGCTAA
- the glgA gene encoding glycogen synthase, translating to MDNLKVTIFTNEYPPNIYGGAGVHVDYLTKELSKLMEVDVRCFGDQNYTENNLRVRGYKEWDKLKENSDARYQKVLGPFSIDLAMIKDEIDSDILHCHTWYTFMAGFLAKKLYDKPLVVTIHSLEPLRLWKEEQLGNGYKLSSWMEKTGIEAADRVIAVSKGSKEDILKCYDIPEEKIEVIYNGIDLNQYQKTDENVARKKYGIEGKYILFVGRISRQKGITHLIDAVKYLPKDIKVVLCASSPDTQEVLEEVEQKVKGHDNIIWINKMLEKDEIIELYSNAEVFACPSVYEPFGIINLEAMACKTPVVASATGGIKEVVIHDETGFLVEPGSPEELAKYINILLNNKELAIKFGENGRRRVEEMFSWESIAQKTYDMYKDVIDKYKK from the coding sequence ATGGATAATTTAAAAGTGACGATTTTTACAAATGAATATCCTCCTAATATTTACGGTGGAGCAGGGGTGCATGTAGATTATCTTACCAAGGAATTGTCCAAATTGATGGAAGTTGATGTAAGGTGCTTTGGAGACCAAAATTACACCGAAAATAATCTCAGAGTTCGCGGATATAAGGAATGGGATAAGTTAAAAGAAAATTCCGATGCAAGGTATCAAAAAGTATTAGGACCTTTTTCTATAGACTTGGCAATGATAAAAGACGAAATAGATTCTGATATACTCCACTGCCATACCTGGTATACTTTTATGGCAGGTTTTTTAGCGAAGAAATTGTACGATAAGCCATTGGTAGTTACAATTCACAGTCTTGAACCTTTAAGACTCTGGAAAGAGGAGCAGTTGGGAAACGGATATAAATTAAGCTCGTGGATGGAAAAAACGGGCATAGAAGCTGCTGATAGAGTTATAGCTGTTTCTAAAGGGTCAAAAGAGGATATCTTGAAATGTTACGACATTCCGGAAGAAAAGATTGAAGTGATTTACAACGGTATTGATTTAAATCAGTATCAAAAGACAGATGAAAATGTGGCGCGAAAAAAATACGGAATTGAGGGGAAATATATTCTTTTTGTAGGTAGAATTTCAAGGCAAAAGGGTATTACCCATTTAATAGATGCTGTTAAGTATTTGCCTAAGGACATAAAAGTAGTTTTGTGTGCTAGTTCTCCTGATACTCAAGAGGTATTGGAGGAAGTGGAACAAAAGGTAAAGGGCCATGACAATATTATTTGGATTAATAAAATGTTGGAAAAAGACGAGATAATAGAGTTATACAGCAATGCGGAAGTTTTTGCATGCCCTTCGGTTTATGAGCCTTTTGGCATAATAAACTTAGAAGCAATGGCTTGTAAGACTCCTGTTGTCGCAAGTGCTACAGGAGGAATTAAAGAAGTTGTGATACATGATGAGACAGGATTTCTTGTGGAACCAGGAAGTCCAGAAGAATTGGCAAAATATATAAATATACTTTTAAATAACAAAGAATTGGCAATAAAGTTTGGGGAAAATGGCAGAAGGCGCGTTGAGGAGATGTTTAGCTGGGAAAGTATAGCCCAAAAAACTTATGATATGTACAAAGATGTGATAGATAAGTATAAAAAATGA
- a CDS encoding Fur family transcriptional regulator — protein sequence MKMTYTIEQLKDYLKRHDIKPSTIRIKVLEYLLNNRIHPTADDIYQYLISEIPTLSKTSVYNTLELFMEKGVVNALSLKEKELRYDINTYFHGHFKCEICGNVYDFPVSEEIINVEELKGFVIRNVDINVYGICKKCNEKNKEV from the coding sequence ATGAAAATGACTTATACAATAGAGCAATTAAAAGATTATTTAAAGAGACATGATATAAAGCCTTCTACCATAAGGATAAAAGTATTAGAATACCTTTTAAACAATAGAATACACCCAACAGCTGATGACATTTATCAATACTTGATAAGCGAAATACCAACCCTTTCAAAAACCAGTGTTTACAACACATTGGAATTGTTTATGGAAAAAGGAGTTGTAAATGCTTTATCTTTGAAAGAAAAAGAATTGCGATATGATATAAACACTTACTTTCACGGACACTTTAAATGTGAGATATGTGGCAATGTATATGATTTTCCCGTATCAGAGGAAATTATAAATGTAGAAGAATTAAAAGGCTTTGTAATTAGAAATGTTGACATAAATGTTTATGGCATATGCAAAAAATGTAATGAGAAAAATAAGGAGGTTTAA
- a CDS encoding DedA family protein encodes MEGQTFLYNAIINYGYIALFIGLMIEGTGTPGPVEILFFAAAYLVSKGEMNLFYVIVIAAAGNVAGNIIAYLVGYYKGRPFVEKYGKYLKITVKDLEAMDKWFAKYGGFTVLLGRLVGLPRTPAIWASGITRMNFTVYVIFSAIADFIWSTFWAVVSYLAAMQLIKIDFFAKNQPPWVYFVSTVGFMIFLYFVWRVVLWMKERYLT; translated from the coding sequence ATGGAAGGTCAAACGTTTCTTTATAATGCGATAATAAACTATGGATATATAGCACTTTTTATAGGGCTTATGATTGAAGGAACTGGAACGCCGGGACCGGTGGAAATATTATTTTTCGCTGCAGCGTATTTGGTTTCAAAGGGGGAAATGAACCTTTTTTATGTGATAGTTATTGCTGCTGCAGGAAATGTCGCCGGCAATATAATAGCCTACTTAGTAGGGTATTATAAAGGTAGGCCTTTTGTCGAAAAATACGGCAAATATTTAAAAATAACGGTAAAAGACCTTGAAGCCATGGATAAATGGTTTGCTAAATATGGAGGATTTACTGTTTTGTTGGGCAGGCTTGTAGGTCTTCCAAGGACGCCGGCTATTTGGGCTTCAGGTATAACCCGTATGAATTTTACTGTGTATGTGATATTTTCTGCTATTGCTGATTTTATATGGTCTACTTTTTGGGCAGTAGTGTCTTATCTTGCTGCTATGCAATTGATTAAAATAGACTTTTTTGCGAAAAATCAGCCGCCGTGGGTGTATTTTGTTTCCACGGTAGGCTTTATGATATTTTTATATTTTGTTTGGAGGGTAGTCCTTTGGATGAAAGAAAGGTATCTAACGTAA
- a CDS encoding MarR family transcriptional regulator codes for MELKELVLKTLKESSEPLRPGDIAQKANLDKKEVDKAIKELKKEDLIMSPKRCYYAAK; via the coding sequence ATGGAACTAAAAGAACTGGTACTAAAAACTTTAAAAGAATCCTCTGAGCCTCTAAGACCAGGAGATATTGCTCAAAAAGCTAATTTAGACAAAAAAGAAGTAGACAAAGCTATAAAAGAGCTAAAAAAAGAGGACTTGATAATGTCTCCCAAAAGATGCTACTACGCAGCAAAATAA
- a CDS encoding peroxiredoxin produces the protein MEEIRMKLLGEKFPSMEVVTTHGVKRLPEDYAGKWFVLFSHPADFTPVCTTEFVEFARKANDFKELNTELIGLSVDQVFSHIKWVEWIKDNTNIAIPFPVIADDLGKVSNQLGMIHPGKGTNTVRAVFIVDDKGTIRLIMYYPQEVGRNVDEILRALKALQTADQYGVALPEKWPNNYLIKDHVIVPPSTDEASANERKEKIKSKEIEAFDWWFVHKPLK, from the coding sequence ATGGAGGAAATTAGAATGAAATTGTTAGGAGAAAAATTCCCATCTATGGAGGTAGTGACCACTCACGGAGTAAAGAGACTGCCTGAGGATTACGCGGGAAAATGGTTTGTGCTTTTTAGCCACCCAGCAGACTTTACACCAGTTTGCACAACAGAATTTGTAGAATTTGCAAGGAAAGCTAATGACTTTAAAGAATTAAACACTGAATTAATAGGTCTATCAGTTGACCAAGTTTTCTCCCACATAAAATGGGTAGAGTGGATAAAGGACAACACAAACATAGCTATTCCTTTCCCAGTCATAGCTGATGACTTAGGAAAAGTCTCTAACCAATTAGGAATGATTCATCCAGGCAAAGGCACCAATACTGTAAGAGCAGTATTTATAGTAGACGACAAAGGAACAATAAGACTTATAATGTATTATCCACAAGAAGTTGGAAGAAATGTAGATGAAATATTAAGAGCATTAAAAGCATTGCAAACAGCAGACCAATACGGGGTGGCACTCCCTGAGAAATGGCCAAACAACTACTTAATTAAAGACCATGTAATAGTCCCACCATCCACTGATGAAGCTTCTGCAAATGAAAGAAAAGAAAAGATTAAATCAAAAGAAATTGAAGCTTTTGACTGGTGGTTTGTACACAAGCCTTTGAAATAA
- the ltaE gene encoding low-specificity L-threonine aldolase: MQYIDLRSDTVTVPTEEMREAMYKAEVGDDVYGEDPTVRKLEEMAAEMLGKEAAMLVTSGTQGNQVSIMTHTHPGEEIIVEENCHIITYEVGGVGYLAGVQTKALKSNKGVLNPADVEKAIRPKDIHYPVTSLICLENTHNRAGGTVTPIEIMKEIYEIAQKHNIPVHLDGARIFNAATYLKVDVREIAKYADSVMFCLSKGLCAPIGSVVVGTKDFIEKARKYRKMLGGGMRQAGFIAAAGIVALEKMTKRLQEDHDNARFLAEGLKNIPGINLDLETVQTNIVMTDISKTGMTGKEFALKLKEQGILINGGNDFAVRFVTHYYISKKDIEKTLDAIEKIVRQF, translated from the coding sequence ATGCAATATATTGATTTAAGAAGTGACACTGTAACAGTGCCCACTGAAGAAATGAGGGAAGCCATGTACAAGGCTGAAGTAGGTGATGACGTCTACGGCGAAGACCCTACAGTGAGAAAACTTGAAGAAATGGCAGCAGAAATGTTGGGAAAAGAAGCAGCAATGCTAGTAACAAGCGGTACACAAGGTAACCAAGTCTCAATAATGACTCACACTCATCCAGGAGAAGAAATTATTGTAGAAGAAAACTGCCATATCATAACTTATGAAGTTGGAGGAGTGGGATACCTTGCAGGCGTACAGACAAAAGCTTTGAAAAGCAACAAAGGTGTCTTAAATCCTGCCGATGTAGAAAAGGCCATAAGGCCAAAGGACATACATTACCCCGTCACAAGTCTTATCTGCCTTGAAAATACTCATAACAGAGCTGGTGGCACTGTAACTCCAATTGAAATTATGAAGGAAATATACGAAATAGCTCAAAAACACAATATACCTGTTCATTTAGATGGTGCGAGAATATTCAATGCCGCTACTTATCTTAAAGTAGATGTAAGAGAAATAGCCAAATATGCAGATAGTGTAATGTTTTGCCTCTCCAAAGGCTTATGCGCCCCTATTGGGTCGGTAGTCGTCGGCACAAAAGATTTCATTGAAAAAGCGAGGAAATACCGCAAAATGTTAGGTGGTGGAATGAGACAAGCAGGTTTTATTGCAGCTGCTGGCATTGTAGCACTTGAAAAAATGACAAAAAGGCTACAGGAAGACCATGACAATGCAAGATTTTTAGCAGAAGGATTAAAAAATATACCGGGAATAAACCTCGACCTGGAAACGGTACAAACAAATATAGTAATGACCGACATATCAAAAACAGGAATGACTGGCAAAGAATTTGCTCTAAAATTAAAAGAGCAGGGAATTTTAATAAATGGCGGAAATGATTTTGCAGTAAGATTTGTAACTCATTATTACATAAGTAAAAAAGACATTGAAAAAACTCTCGATGCAATTGAGAAAATTGTAAGACAGTTTTAG
- a CDS encoding GNAT family N-acetyltransferase produces MDERKVSNVIINVITGVSELLDIEDIWHELETVSDIYPFNTFEWVLNWWKYFGYGKKLWILVIYEESTPIGIAPFMITYFEKGLLAKRIKFIGSNNSDYLDFIVRRGYENQFYTSLVSFLERHIDAFTVLDLEHIPEKSEFFPFIMGSNLYYDYDVEDICPYVELPQSWEEYLNSLEGKFRRNLNYETRRFFKEYDGMFSCVKDIDGLDEAMDNLIVLHQRRWRERHMPGAFYSKRMREFHKDVARAMLLKGALSLFELKDGRKTVASLLSYHVGGKRYYYISGYDLDYSKRSVGTITLGLAIKQSIEEGDSVFDFLRGDERYKKNWNSLKKKNMRFVAAKPSIAGKLFCYYIIAENKIIKKIKDRFSE; encoded by the coding sequence TTGGATGAAAGAAAGGTATCTAACGTAATTATTAATGTGATAACAGGAGTTTCCGAACTTTTAGATATTGAGGATATATGGCATGAATTAGAAACCGTTTCGGATATTTATCCTTTTAATACTTTTGAGTGGGTGCTTAATTGGTGGAAATATTTTGGTTATGGGAAAAAATTATGGATATTGGTGATTTATGAGGAAAGCACTCCTATTGGTATTGCGCCTTTTATGATAACTTATTTTGAAAAGGGACTTTTGGCAAAAAGGATAAAGTTTATAGGTTCCAACAACAGCGATTATCTTGATTTTATTGTGAGGCGAGGATATGAAAATCAATTTTATACAAGCCTTGTAAGTTTTTTGGAAAGGCATATAGATGCTTTTACAGTTTTGGATTTAGAGCATATTCCTGAAAAGAGTGAGTTTTTCCCTTTTATCATGGGTAGCAATCTTTATTACGATTATGACGTTGAAGATATATGCCCTTATGTGGAGTTGCCTCAAAGCTGGGAGGAATATTTGAATAGCTTAGAAGGCAAATTCAGGAGAAATCTCAATTATGAAACGAGGAGATTTTTTAAAGAGTACGATGGGATGTTTTCTTGTGTAAAAGATATAGATGGACTTGATGAGGCTATGGACAATTTAATTGTTCTTCACCAAAGGCGATGGCGAGAAAGGCACATGCCAGGTGCTTTTTATTCAAAAAGAATGAGGGAATTCCACAAGGATGTGGCACGAGCTATGCTTTTAAAAGGCGCTTTAAGTCTTTTTGAATTAAAAGACGGCAGGAAGACAGTTGCCAGCCTTTTAAGTTATCATGTAGGTGGTAAGAGGTATTACTATATAAGTGGTTATGACCTTGATTACAGCAAAAGAAGCGTGGGGACAATAACTCTTGGACTTGCTATAAAACAATCTATTGAAGAAGGAGACAGTGTGTTTGATTTTTTAAGAGGGGATGAAAGGTATAAAAAAAATTGGAATTCTTTAAAAAAGAAGAACATGAGATTTGTTGCGGCAAAGCCTTCAATAGCAGGAAAGCTGTTTTGCTATTATATCATTGCGGAAAATAAAATTATTAAAAAAATCAAAGACAGGTTTAGCGAATAA
- a CDS encoding DUF881 domain-containing protein — MRGKILQTLSLMLVFISMGLMISMQFKTVQGEGKPSVSISAANHARLEELIQQLKKAEEEKTALEQQLEELNKRFKEYEDSASKSDAALKNLQQDVEKYKVLAGLTDMKGPGIIVTVNDSDIQPRNGEDPNLYLVHDEDLLKIVNELRAGGAEAISINDQRIIAISEIRCVGPTININSTRYAPPYVIKAIGNPETLQAALNLKGGIVDTLKFYGIKIDIQTSNNIVVPKYSDPIRFFYAKPVNQ; from the coding sequence ATGAGAGGAAAGATACTTCAGACATTATCACTTATGCTCGTATTCATATCAATGGGACTCATGATTTCAATGCAGTTTAAAACTGTGCAAGGAGAAGGTAAACCTTCAGTGTCTATTTCTGCAGCAAATCATGCAAGGCTGGAAGAACTTATTCAACAACTTAAAAAAGCAGAAGAAGAAAAAACAGCTTTGGAACAACAATTAGAAGAACTTAACAAGAGGTTTAAAGAATACGAAGATTCAGCCTCAAAAAGCGATGCTGCTTTAAAAAACCTACAACAGGACGTGGAAAAATACAAAGTTCTAGCTGGACTAACAGATATGAAAGGACCCGGAATAATAGTAACAGTAAATGATAGTGATATTCAACCCAGAAATGGTGAAGACCCTAATTTGTATTTGGTACATGATGAAGATTTGTTAAAAATCGTCAATGAATTAAGAGCTGGTGGTGCTGAAGCCATTTCAATAAACGACCAAAGGATAATAGCTATATCTGAGATAAGATGTGTAGGACCTACAATAAACATCAACTCTACAAGATATGCTCCCCCTTACGTAATAAAGGCAATAGGAAATCCTGAAACATTACAGGCTGCTCTTAATTTAAAAGGTGGAATAGTGGATACATTGAAATTTTATGGAATAAAAATAGACATACAAACTTCAAATAACATAGTAGTTCCTAAGTACAGCGACCCAATCCGCTTTTTTTACGCAAAGCCCGTAAACCAATAA
- a CDS encoding MalY/PatB family protein, which produces MIKYMCVVDIKLKGRRVDMKYNFDEIVDRRNTDSIKWGNLKETFGEEDILPMWVADMDFKAPTEVIEAFKERVQHGVFGYTWIQDSFYDAIINWVKRRFNWDIKKEWILFIPGVIPGLSIGVRELTNEGEKVLIQPPVYPPFYEVINNNNRVINKNPLKHNGKKFVMDYEDLEKKIDEETKLMILCNPHNPVGRVWTKEELEILGYICVKNDLTIICDEIHSDFILKGYKHTPLATISKELEQRTITLMAPSKTFNIPGLATAFAIIPNPDLRNKYQKAIKALRIDNITIFGALGLETAYNKGEEWLEELLKYIEYNIDFAIDYIHKNIPEVEVDRPEGTYLLWLNFKKLNKTSDEIYKALIEVGKVALNDGRQYGEEGDGFFRLNVGCPKATLEEGLRRIEKAVKSL; this is translated from the coding sequence ATGATAAAATATATGTGTGTGGTAGACATTAAGTTAAAAGGTAGGAGAGTTGATATGAAATACAATTTTGATGAAATAGTAGATAGGAGAAATACAGATTCAATTAAATGGGGAAATTTAAAAGAGACTTTTGGTGAGGAAGACATTTTGCCAATGTGGGTTGCGGATATGGATTTTAAAGCCCCTACTGAAGTTATAGAAGCATTTAAGGAAAGAGTCCAACATGGAGTATTTGGATATACATGGATACAAGATTCTTTTTACGATGCGATTATAAATTGGGTCAAAAGAAGGTTTAATTGGGATATAAAAAAAGAATGGATTTTATTTATTCCTGGAGTGATTCCAGGGCTTAGTATTGGAGTTAGAGAATTGACAAATGAAGGAGAAAAAGTTTTAATACAGCCGCCAGTATATCCACCATTTTATGAAGTTATCAACAATAATAACAGAGTTATAAATAAAAATCCTTTAAAACATAATGGGAAAAAGTTTGTTATGGATTATGAAGATTTGGAAAAGAAAATAGATGAAGAAACAAAATTAATGATACTTTGCAATCCTCATAATCCTGTCGGAAGGGTGTGGACAAAAGAAGAACTTGAAATATTAGGATATATATGTGTCAAAAATGATTTAACAATTATATGCGATGAGATACACAGTGATTTTATTCTAAAAGGTTATAAACATACACCTCTTGCGACAATTTCCAAAGAATTAGAACAAAGGACTATAACTCTTATGGCCCCCAGCAAAACTTTTAATATTCCGGGACTTGCTACAGCATTTGCCATCATTCCAAATCCAGATTTAAGAAATAAATATCAAAAGGCTATTAAAGCCTTGAGAATAGATAATATAACTATTTTTGGAGCTTTGGGATTAGAGACGGCATACAATAAAGGGGAAGAATGGTTGGAAGAGTTGCTAAAATATATTGAATATAATATAGATTTTGCTATAGATTATATCCATAAGAATATACCTGAGGTGGAAGTAGATAGACCAGAAGGCACGTACTTACTTTGGCTTAATTTTAAAAAATTAAATAAAACTTCTGATGAGATATACAAAGCTTTAATAGAAGTAGGTAAAGTAGCATTAAATGATGGAAGGCAATACGGAGAAGAAGGAGATGGATTTTTTAGGCTTAATGTAGGTTGTCCAAAGGCTACGTTAGAAGAAGGTTTAAGAAGAATAGAAAAAGCAGTAAAAAGCTTATAA
- a CDS encoding L-lactate dehydrogenase gives MSKISVIGSGFVGATTAYTLALSGIAKTIVLIDINKDKAKGDALDISHGVPFISPVEVYAGDYSDAEGSDIIIITAGAAQKPGETRLDLVKRNTMIFKDIVAKLIKVNDTAIYLIVTNPVDILTYVTYKISGLPYGRVLGSGTVLDSARFRYLLSKHCNIDPRNIHGYIIGEHGDSELAAWSITNIAGVPIDNYCNLCGKACEKNFREEIFNNVVRAAYTIIDKKGATYYAVALAVRRIVEAIFRDENSILTVSSPLTGQYGVTDVALSLPSVVGRNGIVNILELPLSEEEIAAFKRSAEVISRVTQELDI, from the coding sequence ATGAGCAAGATATCTGTAATAGGCTCTGGATTTGTCGGTGCTACTACTGCATATACACTGGCTTTGAGTGGGATTGCTAAAACCATTGTATTAATAGATATTAATAAAGATAAAGCAAAAGGTGATGCTCTTGATATAAGCCATGGTGTACCGTTTATTAGTCCAGTTGAAGTGTACGCGGGAGATTATAGTGATGCTGAAGGTTCTGACATAATAATTATTACAGCGGGAGCAGCACAAAAGCCGGGAGAAACCAGACTTGACTTAGTGAAGAGAAATACAATGATTTTTAAAGACATTGTAGCAAAACTTATTAAAGTAAATGACACAGCAATATATCTTATAGTTACAAATCCAGTAGATATTCTTACATACGTTACCTATAAAATATCTGGATTGCCATACGGAAGAGTATTGGGTTCTGGCACAGTTCTCGACAGTGCGAGATTTAGATATCTTTTAAGCAAACATTGTAACATAGATCCGAGGAATATACACGGATATATAATTGGAGAACATGGCGATTCTGAGCTTGCAGCTTGGAGTATTACAAATATAGCAGGTGTACCAATTGACAATTATTGCAATTTATGTGGAAAAGCATGTGAAAAAAACTTTAGAGAGGAGATTTTTAATAATGTTGTAAGGGCTGCATATACGATAATAGACAAAAAAGGTGCGACATATTATGCGGTTGCTCTTGCAGTAAGAAGAATTGTGGAAGCTATTTTCAGAGATGAAAATTCTATTTTAACTGTATCATCTCCGTTAACCGGGCAATATGGTGTTACAGATGTGGCTTTGAGCCTTCCGTCCGTTGTCGGACGAAATGGAATCGTGAATATACTTGAATTGCCACTTTCAGAGGAAGAAATTGCTGCTTTTAAAAGATCGGCCGAAGTTATCAGTAGAGTAACACAAGAGCTTGATATATAA